A stretch of DNA from Macrotis lagotis isolate mMagLag1 chromosome X, bilby.v1.9.chrom.fasta, whole genome shotgun sequence:
aactcagGGAGTTAGGTattgttattttctccattttacagtttaggaaaatgaggtaaacaaaagttaagtgacctgctcaaagtcacccagctagtaaatgtctgaaccAAGATTTAaatttgggtcttcctaactctaggtctagaactctatctactgcaccaacaGACACCGCTAAATAAGATAAAGCAGGACATTTGCTGTTTAATAGACATCATTAATAGTTCTAAGAGGAAGTTTGGTCTCAAAATcgggaggaactgagttcaaatctcacctgtgATACAAATTGGCTGTTGGACCCTAAAACTACAATTCCTAGCATAGTATTTGGGACATAATCAgtgcaaaataaatatttgttgcttgcttgcttgattgattgGTTGGACAGATCACTTAAATAAGAGGCAAAGCACATTGCTGCCCTGGATTGGTAAAGGAATTTTCCTCACTGGCTGTTCACTATTTTAATGAAATCTCAATTGCAgccaaaaaaaattagttttagtAATAACTATTCAATGTTGGTTAACAGTATATCTAATTCCTCCAGTAAGATGATCTtcatatgcaaaaaaaattgttaagagCTATCAGATTCAGTAAAGGCTCAGACCAAGCCTGCCTGGGAAGACAAAGAGCTTAATCCTTTAGAgtctcaacttcttcatctataaaatggtaatgGTACAGACCTCCTCTGATTGTTGTGACAATAGAGTGAAATAATGCaagtaaagtgatttgtaaatCATAAGGTTGTATAGATATGACAGCTAATATTATTTTATCTACATCTGTGGTTTCATTCATGTGGGGAACTCCTAGGATGCAAATGGAAAAATGGTCTGACTCCTAGTCTCATAGGACACTGAAAAGTAGGCCAGAGCGTGAACCCTTCCCATCCCGATTCTAGGaataacagttaacatttatataacatttaaaggTTTGCTCTTCtgttctccattttatagatgcagacATTAGTGACCTGTCTGGAGTCATAGAGGTAGtaagtgtgtctgaggccagttttgactAAAGGGCTTCCTAACTCCAGCTCCAGGGCTCTAGCCACTATACCACCTCTGTCATAAACTTTCCCCCATTGCACAAGCTGCCTCtcacattattatcattttcttggttaaTTCAAGCAAGTTTTACTTAGATTTGATATATACTCTGCTAGTCTCAAGTCACAGCATTACAGTCTTATTCAGGAAATTGGATCTCTAAAAACCAAAACTAGAAAACAACCCCATTGGTGAAAAATTCAGGAAGGCATTCCTAATAATTGAGGTAGCAAgtagtgcagtgggtagagtgccaggcctagagtcagaatgacttaaattcaaatctgatctcagacatttataagccatgtgaccctggacaagccacttagtttctgtttgccttaatttcttcatctataaaaggaggataataatagcatctaccttgcaggcttgttgtgagaatcaaatgaaataataattgtaaagcatttaaaacagtgcctggaatataataAGCACTATCTAAgtgttatgatgatgatgatgatgataatgatgatgatgatgatgatgatattcttAAAGCCATTAGTCAGACTTTATAGAGAGAACCTTTTTGCATTCTTAAGAAGGAGGAAATGGGTTCCCACTAATGAGAGGAAGCtgaatttaatagtattttaacaGCAACtttaacagaaataaaaacatgaaTCAATAATGAGCACAAACCTCACTAATTTGTTCCACCTAAATATAAATATTgctttccctcccttccaccctccctcagTCATGAATCTAACAAAGAGTATCTTTCATCTccagctttgttttattttgttttctttctaattgaaTACCTAGTGTTTCCATTTGATTCAGAAATGAACCTGCTTTTCTCAAACTATTACCCAATAATAAATCCAGAATATCATTGTATTTACTGAACTCAATGAATATCTCATTCACTTTGAGTTCCTCTTTTTCTGATGGAGGTGCATGTCTTTCCCCTCCAAACACAGTGGCCTTCCTGAAGTGGAGCAGATTGGTATTTTGCTGCATTGGAGCTaatagaattcaaaagaaaaaaaaaaacacaaagcttATATTGAGAGGTGAGGAGTCAAAAAAAGCCCTTGGGTAATACAGAGAGTGTCCTTGCCTTATTTCTAACACAGACTGTTCTTTTTAGATAGACTGTGTGTGCTCCATACCCAACTCAAACTTCCTGGCCTCATCCCAGGCTTCCAGTAGGTGTTGTACAAAacctaaagaagaaagaaaagacaaggtTTCAAGTTGTGCTCCCACACTCTCTAAACAGATCATTAGAGCAGGGCTGGGAGCCTTTAGAGAGTGAACAAATATCTCTATTCTCCCAGGCTGGGTAGTTTACTCCCTCCCTATAACCCCTAACATGGATGACTTTTAACCTTCCTATACCTAGGTAGGAGTAAGTCCTGTAATAATCTTTAGAGCAGTTGGTCCTCCAAGAAGTAGAAGGAAACCCCTTCAGAGTGTTCACACTGCTTAGAAACTCTGAAGGGCTATTCTCTGTTGAGCTGCCCTGACCTGGAGGGTGGGGGACATGTTCTGTTGTGTTGCCCTAATCTTGGGGACCTGCatagaaaaaggagaataaaatgcAACCAGAGAGAATCTAAAACTGAAGGGGTGAAGTGGAAATGATGATTtttcaagggattttttttctttgaaggagATATAAACTAGCAACGAAAGATTCAAGttgctaaaaaaaattgtttcaatgcTTTAGGAACATACTAATTCTAAACTGCTCACTCTTTCAGTGTTCAAAATATTACAGCATAAAATAGAGGAGGATACAAgcaagatttctttttatttgcccTAAGTAAGATTCTATCTTTATTTATTCCCTCTGTCATACTAATATGGAAAGTAGTGGTGATTTCATCAGAACAGAGAACTCCTATTATGGGAATACTATCTACCAATGCAGATCCAGCCATAACCATAACATCTATGgtgccttaaggtttgcaaaatgctttatatgtattattacatttgattcttacaattaTAATCTAAGAAGGGAGATTATACCTATTTTTTTATCTGAAGAACTGAAGCTCATAAATGTTAAGAACATATCCTGAATTGCACAGTATTAAGTGTAAGAAGCCCTATTTGAACCCATCTTCTTCTTTTAAGATAAAGCTTGGTATTCCCTACCCCAGTCTCTGAGAGTCCCATATAATACTGTACTCCTTACATAGCTCAGATGTTTGACTTCTAATTCTTCTTAACTATGCACTAGATTGATGTTTTGTTTTCATCCTCCTCTGAGGCACAGTAATAAAGGAAATTGAACTTGGACttagaaaaacttgagttcaagtgTTCTCAGGCATTTACTGAGTAGCTGTGACTCTGGATATAttaacttttctgtgcctcagtttcctcatttgtaaaacaagagtaggccttttaaaattccttcaaGCTCCAAGTCTATGAGTCTGAACTTAAGAACAGAACGTACCCATATATAGTCAGCTATAGAAAATCTATTATTGTATGAAAGGTACAAATCATAATTACATAAGATGTGGAGACCTTATAACCAGGTGGGTCAAGATTACTCTGACTACACTAAATGATTTTTCTGCCTCTATCTCCTGAATTAAAAATTAGGACCATAAAGTTATTTTCTGTAGTTGATACTCATAACAGTTTTGGTGGCTGAAAGGAAGAGGTGGACAATCCCTTCACCCCCACAGGTCTACCAATGATAGAACTGGGGTCATAGAGGACAAATATCATGCCCCTTTGACATcatggattattttgtttttttctctctgaatagGATGCTCTAAAGTCACTTGCATCAGTCTGACCCGGGAAGCCTCTATCAAGCTGTCCCCTCTCCATGGCAAACAGATTTCCATCCGCTACTTGGATATGACAGATTGCTTCGTCCTGGAGGATGAGGGTCTGCATACAATCGCTGCCCACTGCACCCAGTTGACCCACCTGTACTTGCGCCGCTGTGTCCGCATCACCGACGAGGGTCTCCGCTACCTGATGATCTACTGTAGCTCCATCAAGGAGCTGAGTGTGAGTGACTGCCGTTTTGTCAGTGACTTTGGCCTGCGGGAGATCGCCAAACTGGAATCCCGCCTGCGGTATCTCAGCATTGCCCACTGCGGCCGGGTCACAGACGTGGGCATCCGTTATATTGCCAAGTACTGCAGCAAGCTGCGCTACCTCAATGCGCGGGGCTGCGAGGGCATCACGGACCACGGGCTGGAATACTTGGCCAAAAACTGCACAAAACTCAAGTCTCTGGACATTGGGAAGTGCCCTTTGGTTTCGGACACTGGCCTGGAATGCCTGGCTCTTAACTGCTTCAATCTGAAGCGTCTGAGTCTGAAGTCCTGTGAGAGCATCACGGGGCAAGGCTTGCAGATCGTGGCTGCCAACTGTTTTGACCTGCAGATGCTGAACGTGCAGGACTGTGAGGTGTCCGTGGAGGCTCTGCGGTTTGTGAAACGTCATTGCAAGCGCTGTATTATAGAGCACACCAACCCTGCCTTCTTTTGAATGGACAGCCTCTATCCATGATCTCtttttataaaactcaaaaacaaaacaaacaacaaaaaaaatttgttttttttaaccaaaaaaaatgttaaagacagTATATGTAAGCACATGCCACTCTCATTTGCAATAGCTGTTTGTTCTTTTCTGGGGGGTTTTTTATATGCTTTGAAGCTCTTGGGAATCAGCTTTTGAGTATTTGTTATGATCTACATGaggtcaaagaaaacaaaaataagccTGTTTCTATTGTAACTGTTACCTTCTTGTTTCTAGCTGGGTTATTGTAGGTAGCTTCCTTCAGAAGGCCTCAGCAAGCTAGTTGTCATGCTACTGGGCATCCCCAGGAAAGCACTGACCTAATGTTTCCAAGAGTGCCTCCTTTTGGCCCAAAGGCCCAAACTCCACACTTGTTTTAAGTGAAATATGTTCCTCAGTCCAACAACTAAAGGGAACACCAAACAACCTTGGGAAATGGATCAGTAGTactttacaaagtgctttccacTGGCTTCTTTGCAGGTTAATGACTCCTCCCCAACACCTAGCATTCTGGGTCTCTGTGTTCATACCCATTTCAGAATAATAGAAATGAGGCAATtgtgttgttgtttgttgttgttgttttgaacTTGGGTGATTTTACCTGAGTCTCCCAGGAAATCTTCCTCCTCTGAATGTCTCACTTCATTGTTTATGCACTGAGCCATTCTGCCAGGCCATGCTAGGAAGGCTATTTGGAGGTCCTGATCTTGGTGTCTGAGTTTCCTAATTGTCTTTCCCTCATCTGAGTGATCCCAATGTGTGCTGCTGAAATCTATTTCCTATCCTGCCATGCTCTGTTGTTTGTAATGCTCTGTGAGTATGATTACCAGGCAGCACCAATGGGTAGGCTCTATATATCCAAGGATAAGATTAGAGAAATCAGTTCCTGACAGATGCCAAGCTGAAATCCTTTAGTCTCtccttaatataaaaaaatgtcaTCCTTCCTAAGCCTTTGCTAACAGAGGGAAATAACCCTTGCAATTTTTAATGAAGAAGTCATACCCAAATGGGCACACCCTTTCACTCCACAAagtttgttggtttttttcttttcttagtccATTTGTGGCAGGCACATCTGTACTCCAGCTGTGAGTACAATCCCTTTTCTCATTCaggcttctgtttttttttttttttttttttcatttatttgttccttGATGCACCCAGACTtcattgtatgtatgtatgaagcCTTTTGGGGTTGGACTCTAGTGCACAATGTCACCTTGTGTGAATATTTCCAAACTAAATGCATATTCCCCTTCAAAGGTTGGGCATCCAACTTTCATATTTGCAATGGTGCACTCTATGAAAATGGCATGCCTATAAACAAGGGAACACATCAATAAGATTTAGACTCTGGCCCACCAACCATGTCAACCATTCTCTGGAAATAAATGCATACCTATGAACACATGATTGCTGAACAGGAAGTTACAACTTTGTAGTGGAGTGGGTGTTTGCCAGTTTCATTTGCATAAAATCAATAAGCCAGGGGGGGGAAATTTCCATTGCCTTTCTATTTGAAGTTCATTTCCTGAATTCAACTACCATACAGGGTTCCAAATGCTCCCTCATAGCTTCCCACCCTTaatcattcacttttaaaaactgtttcaCTTCCATCCAAAAGGTTTGGCATCTAAATCCAGGGCCTCTAGACCTTCAAGCCAAGCATGCTGAATCTGTTTTGAGAGCAGGCCTATACAATGATTGACAACTGCTTTGAGTCACAGGCCCCAATGCTGTACATGTGTTGGGAAGAAGGAGCTGAAATAGGGAATCATGTGCCCAGTCTGGTTCTTATAATGAAACAGTAGCTTGCTTTCCAGACAACATCATTAGCATCACTGACGTAGCATTCAAAGTCAtgtactaaaaaggaaaaaatgtctgATCTGGCTGGAAATACCACTTAGAAATactcacacagcttgtaaatgtgTGCAAGACCAGAGGCAGCCTTCTACATGCAATGGTGTAACTTGACTAAACATGAAGAATGTTCCCTCATCTCCCAGGTGAGCTTGTTAAGATTCCCTTACttgaatgagtgaaaaaaataagagagcaGACCCTCATGTGCCAGAGACCATTGGCTACTCTGTGgctcaaattattaaaaaaaaaaaactatattcttGCCATTAGTGTCAAACTGACTGCTTTCTGCATTTCTGACAAGGCCAACTCTTCACAATGAGTGTACAGCATATCTCTACTTCATCCAGTTTCTAACTCCTCTCCTAGACTTCTCTTCATGA
This window harbors:
- the FBXL7 gene encoding F-box/LRR-repeat protein 7 isoform X1, with the protein product MGANNGKQYGSEGKGSSSISSDVSSSTDHTPTKAQKNAATSEDSDLSMRTLSTPSPALICPPNLHGFQNGRGSSTSSSSVTGETVAMVHSPPPTRLTHPLIRLASKQQKEQAHIDRLPDHSMIQIFSFLPTNQLCRCARVCRRWYNLAWDPRLWRTIRLTGETINVDRALKVLTRRLCQDTPNVCLMLETVTVSGCRRLTDRGLYTIAQCCPELRRLEVSGCYNISNEAVFDVVSLCPNLEHLDVSGCSKVTCISLTREASIKLSPLHGKQISIRYLDMTDCFVLEDEGLHTIAAHCTQLTHLYLRRCVRITDEGLRYLMIYCSSIKELSVSDCRFVSDFGLREIAKLESRLRYLSIAHCGRVTDVGIRYIAKYCSKLRYLNARGCEGITDHGLEYLAKNCTKLKSLDIGKCPLVSDTGLECLALNCFNLKRLSLKSCESITGQGLQIVAANCFDLQMLNVQDCEVSVEALRFVKRHCKRCIIEHTNPAFF
- the FBXL7 gene encoding F-box/LRR-repeat protein 7 isoform X2 translates to MYCSSVAKTTADSDLSMRTLSTPSPALICPPNLHGFQNGRGSSTSSSSVTGETVAMVHSPPPTRLTHPLIRLASKQQKEQAHIDRLPDHSMIQIFSFLPTNQLCRCARVCRRWYNLAWDPRLWRTIRLTGETINVDRALKVLTRRLCQDTPNVCLMLETVTVSGCRRLTDRGLYTIAQCCPELRRLEVSGCYNISNEAVFDVVSLCPNLEHLDVSGCSKVTCISLTREASIKLSPLHGKQISIRYLDMTDCFVLEDEGLHTIAAHCTQLTHLYLRRCVRITDEGLRYLMIYCSSIKELSVSDCRFVSDFGLREIAKLESRLRYLSIAHCGRVTDVGIRYIAKYCSKLRYLNARGCEGITDHGLEYLAKNCTKLKSLDIGKCPLVSDTGLECLALNCFNLKRLSLKSCESITGQGLQIVAANCFDLQMLNVQDCEVSVEALRFVKRHCKRCIIEHTNPAFF
- the FBXL7 gene encoding F-box/LRR-repeat protein 7 isoform X3, with protein sequence MRTLSTPSPALICPPNLHGFQNGRGSSTSSSSVTGETVAMVHSPPPTRLTHPLIRLASKQQKEQAHIDRLPDHSMIQIFSFLPTNQLCRCARVCRRWYNLAWDPRLWRTIRLTGETINVDRALKVLTRRLCQDTPNVCLMLETVTVSGCRRLTDRGLYTIAQCCPELRRLEVSGCYNISNEAVFDVVSLCPNLEHLDVSGCSKVTCISLTREASIKLSPLHGKQISIRYLDMTDCFVLEDEGLHTIAAHCTQLTHLYLRRCVRITDEGLRYLMIYCSSIKELSVSDCRFVSDFGLREIAKLESRLRYLSIAHCGRVTDVGIRYIAKYCSKLRYLNARGCEGITDHGLEYLAKNCTKLKSLDIGKCPLVSDTGLECLALNCFNLKRLSLKSCESITGQGLQIVAANCFDLQMLNVQDCEVSVEALRFVKRHCKRCIIEHTNPAFF